From Ardenticatenales bacterium, one genomic window encodes:
- a CDS encoding DUF2089 domain-containing protein, giving the protein MNPVIGHCPICGENLEVTRLHCRHCDTTLEGHFSLGRLFQLSTEQLQFVELFIRNEGKINRVGQDLGLSYPAVRARLTDIIYALGYELEESEPTNISEDERQHILRRISAGEISPEEGIRMLRGEA; this is encoded by the coding sequence ATGAATCCTGTCATTGGTCATTGCCCTATCTGTGGCGAAAATCTGGAAGTAACGCGGCTGCATTGCCGGCATTGCGACACCACGCTCGAAGGCCACTTTTCCCTGGGGAGACTGTTCCAGCTCTCCACGGAACAGTTGCAATTCGTGGAACTCTTCATTCGCAACGAAGGGAAAATTAACCGCGTCGGCCAGGACCTCGGCCTCTCCTACCCCGCCGTGCGTGCCCGCCTCACGGACATCATCTACGCCCTCGGGTACGAACTGGAAGAGTCAGAACCAACCAACATCTCCGAAGACGAGCGCCAGCATATCCTGCGGCGCATATCGGCCGGCGAAATCAGCCCGGAAGAAGGCATTCGCATGTTGCGCGGCGAAGCCTGA
- a CDS encoding glycosyltransferase produces MITWLSLLYLAALIGMAVYGLLGLVTLLFYWRYRHKAYPAPAVADDHLPSVTVQLPIYNERLVLPRLLDAVAQLDYPRNRLQIQVIDDSTDETAGLADDLVRRFQAEGVNMEWVRRENRAGYKAGALAAALPRASGAFLAIFDADFQPPPDFLRRTVPHFLDDARLGAVQARWGHLNDDASPLTAAQAIAMDKHFIIEQTVRHRADLFPKFNGTAGVWRRSCLESCGGWEPDTVCEDLCLSTRAVLQGWKFLFLPDVVAPAELPASINAYKSQQARWAKGSTQCLLKYWRLIVTCKDQTVAARLYALLSMSAYSTHLLLLTLLLLLVPLVALDFRFSSHWFWIGIAGIGQPLLFIMSQEILYTDWPRRLRHFPTMMLLAMGLAASNCRAILQALLRRGGPFVRTPKGDALNPRLRYRLPADWIVVVELGLAVYAGIGLILALRYANYGPLLFLTTCGLGFGGVAIGTLWEQRRDEG; encoded by the coding sequence ATGATCACCTGGCTCAGTTTATTGTACCTGGCGGCCCTGATCGGGATGGCCGTTTATGGGTTGTTGGGGTTGGTGACGCTGCTCTTTTATTGGCGCTACCGCCATAAGGCTTATCCCGCCCCGGCGGTAGCAGATGACCATCTGCCCTCCGTGACCGTGCAGCTTCCTATTTACAATGAGCGGCTGGTGCTGCCGCGCTTGCTGGACGCGGTGGCGCAGCTCGATTATCCGCGCAACCGCCTGCAAATTCAGGTAATTGATGATTCCACCGACGAGACGGCGGGGCTGGCCGATGATCTGGTGCGGCGGTTTCAGGCGGAAGGGGTGAACATGGAGTGGGTGCGGCGCGAGAATCGGGCGGGTTATAAGGCGGGGGCGCTGGCGGCGGCGTTGCCGCGGGCCAGCGGCGCGTTCCTGGCGATTTTCGATGCGGATTTTCAACCGCCGCCGGATTTTCTGCGCCGCACGGTGCCCCATTTCCTGGACGATGCCCGGCTGGGGGCGGTGCAGGCGCGTTGGGGACACCTGAATGATGATGCTTCGCCACTGACGGCGGCGCAGGCGATTGCCATGGATAAGCATTTTATCATTGAGCAAACGGTGCGCCATCGTGCCGACCTGTTCCCGAAATTTAACGGTACGGCGGGGGTGTGGCGGCGAAGCTGTCTGGAGTCGTGTGGGGGGTGGGAACCGGATACGGTGTGCGAGGACCTTTGCTTGAGTACGCGGGCGGTGCTGCAGGGGTGGAAGTTCCTTTTTTTGCCGGATGTGGTTGCGCCCGCGGAATTGCCGGCAAGTATCAATGCCTACAAGAGTCAACAAGCGCGCTGGGCGAAAGGTTCGACACAGTGCCTCCTGAAATACTGGCGTCTGATTGTCACCTGCAAGGACCAGACCGTTGCCGCCCGCCTTTATGCGCTGTTGTCCATGTCGGCTTACAGCACGCATCTCTTGCTGCTCACTCTGTTGCTGTTGCTGGTTCCGCTGGTAGCGTTGGATTTTCGCTTTTCCTCCCACTGGTTTTGGATTGGGATTGCCGGCATTGGTCAGCCACTGCTGTTCATTATGAGTCAGGAGATACTTTACACGGATTGGCCGCGGCGGTTGCGTCACTTTCCGACAATGATGCTGTTGGCCATGGGGCTGGCTGCGAGCAACTGCCGCGCCATCCTGCAAGCCTTGCTGCGGCGCGGTGGGCCGTTTGTGCGCACGCCGAAGGGGGATGCGCTCAACCCGCGGCTGCGGTATCGCCTGCCGGCTGATTGGATCGTGGTGGTGGAGCTGGGGCTGGCGGTTTATGCCGGCATCGGCCTCATCCTGGCGCTGCGTTATGCAAACTATGGACCGCTGTTGTTCCTGACGACATGCGGGCTGGGTTTTGGTGGCGTGGCCATAGGGACACTGTGGGAGCAAAGGAGGGACGAGGGATGA
- a CDS encoding DUF951 domain-containing protein produces MSTQHIPSVQPGDIVKLRKPHPCGGYLWLVTRIGADIGLQCQTCQRRVLLTRAEFRKRLKQIVKRSDDTA; encoded by the coding sequence ATGTCTACACAACACATTCCTTCCGTTCAACCAGGCGACATTGTTAAGCTGCGTAAACCACACCCGTGCGGCGGCTATCTCTGGCTGGTGACGCGCATTGGCGCGGACATTGGCTTGCAGTGCCAGACGTGTCAGCGCCGCGTTTTGCTGACGCGCGCCGAGTTCCGCAAGCGGCTAAAACAGATCGTTAAGCGATCTGACGACACGGCATGA
- a CDS encoding site-2 protease family protein codes for MLGLSIPVLIARLIVLVVAFTIHELAHALTADWLGDSTARRMGRVSLNPLVHLDPMGTILLLIAGFGWAKPVPVNPMNLRGNPRSSMAIVAIAGPFSNMVMASLAAIPLRLGLMPMTFGNSQLTVGVILFEFVWINVILALFNLIPLAPLDGSKVLAGVLPAEMAYRLRPLEQYGPLILLALIFLPNFLPVIPDFISFLIGGPAIAITQLLIGF; via the coding sequence ATGCTAGGTTTATCTATTCCCGTTTTGATTGCCAGGTTAATTGTCCTGGTTGTGGCGTTTACGATTCACGAACTGGCGCATGCGCTGACGGCGGATTGGCTGGGGGATTCGACGGCGCGTCGTATGGGTCGCGTTAGCCTCAACCCGCTGGTTCACCTGGACCCCATGGGTACAATTTTGCTGTTGATTGCCGGCTTTGGCTGGGCCAAACCCGTCCCCGTGAATCCCATGAATTTACGCGGCAACCCACGTTCGTCAATGGCGATTGTGGCGATTGCCGGCCCCTTTTCCAATATGGTGATGGCTTCGCTGGCGGCCATTCCCTTGCGGCTGGGATTGATGCCCATGACATTCGGGAATTCGCAACTGACGGTGGGCGTGATTTTATTTGAGTTTGTGTGGATAAATGTGATCCTGGCGCTATTTAACCTGATCCCACTGGCTCCGCTGGATGGCTCGAAGGTGTTGGCCGGGGTTTTGCCGGCGGAAATGGCCTACCGACTCCGCCCCCTGGAACAATACGGCCCCCTGATCCTCCTCGCCCTCATCTTCCTGCCCAATTTCCTGCCTGTTATTCCCGACTTTATCTCCTTCCTCATTGGTGGCCCGGCAATTGCCATCACCCAGCTACTCATCGGTTTCTGA
- a CDS encoding HD domain-containing protein produces the protein MRLRYRLWQIWQDVTVKAPLPPEARQEIGGVLSVAELRLFDRYGPRDQQHAYLVYQTLLAAGHTSRPLLAAALLHDVGKARVRLRAWDRMLPVLVETVWPSLARRWGAGAPEGWRRGFAVRRQHPAWGAEMARAAGSDALTVDLICRHQIPPHQTTPEDHLLHLLQWADDRS, from the coding sequence ATGCGCCTTCGCTACCGCCTGTGGCAGATATGGCAGGACGTTACCGTGAAAGCGCCGCTGCCGCCAGAAGCGCGCCAGGAAATTGGCGGCGTGCTTTCCGTGGCGGAGCTGCGGCTCTTTGACCGGTACGGACCGCGCGATCAGCAGCACGCTTATCTCGTTTACCAGACGTTACTGGCTGCCGGGCACACATCGCGCCCGCTGCTGGCGGCGGCGCTGCTGCATGATGTGGGCAAGGCGCGCGTACGCCTGAGGGCCTGGGATCGGATGCTGCCCGTGCTGGTGGAAACAGTGTGGCCGTCACTGGCGCGGCGATGGGGAGCCGGCGCACCGGAGGGGTGGCGACGCGGGTTTGCGGTGCGGCGGCAGCACCCGGCCTGGGGCGCGGAAATGGCCCGGGCCGCCGGGAGCGATGCGTTGACGGTGGATTTGATATGCCGGCATCAAATCCCCCCCCATCAAACCACCCCTGAAGACCACCTCCTCCACCTGCTGCAATGGGCCGACGACCGTTCCTGA
- a CDS encoding PD40 domain-containing protein, giving the protein MREETGEQKQMRWRTKWWLIGGLVVLVLCGLAAAVTAAAWLWQSYGAVVGSLPAAVQSSPTLTPESGGTPEAAEGESANEAPAGANPGGGGRLVLVDSRRQVATIDGEGNNRRQLTDDDRSYQFPVWSPDGEWIAVLGSDDAGSGVYLLADAPARDSAPLSIYGSENDAPFYLYWSPDSQTVSILANHAGSLGLFLAAAGENGPARLLTTGQPFYWAWSPSADRLLIHTGANQEEARLAFIDPTGTKTGENLAAPGSFQSPGISASGAYWAFTVEDAAGARWLVIQNDRGESETRIPHRGTAALTWSPAADRLAFISPDSGGSDLFGPLRLYDAQTGQIALLTRQTVVAFFWSPDGRRLAFLTLHGRDSIEASAEMQPLAAIRPAERRAMQRDQLPTMDVWVVDVGSGNEGFVTSFTPTPLFLAQFLPFFDQYALSHRLWSPDSAALALPVAENGVPHIMVIPVDGRRPRIVADGMVAFWRQQ; this is encoded by the coding sequence ATGCGTGAGGAAACGGGAGAACAGAAACAAATGCGGTGGCGGACGAAGTGGTGGTTGATTGGTGGTCTGGTGGTCCTCGTGTTGTGCGGGCTGGCGGCGGCGGTGACGGCGGCGGCGTGGTTGTGGCAATCGTATGGGGCCGTGGTAGGGTCGCTGCCGGCAGCAGTGCAATCCTCGCCAACCTTGACTCCGGAGTCAGGGGGGACACCGGAAGCGGCGGAGGGAGAAAGCGCGAACGAAGCGCCGGCGGGGGCAAACCCCGGCGGGGGCGGGCGGCTGGTGTTGGTGGATTCCCGTCGGCAGGTGGCGACGATTGATGGGGAAGGAAATAATCGGCGGCAGTTGACGGATGACGATCGCAGCTATCAGTTTCCGGTGTGGTCGCCGGATGGGGAGTGGATTGCGGTGTTGGGCAGCGACGATGCCGGCAGCGGCGTCTATCTACTCGCCGATGCGCCCGCCCGCGACAGCGCCCCCCTGAGCATTTATGGCAGCGAGAACGACGCGCCCTTCTATCTTTATTGGTCGCCGGACAGCCAAACCGTGAGCATTCTTGCCAACCATGCCGGCAGTTTGGGGCTATTTCTGGCAGCAGCCGGAGAAAACGGACCCGCACGCCTGCTTACCACGGGCCAACCTTTCTACTGGGCATGGTCTCCCTCCGCGGACCGCCTCCTCATTCACACAGGCGCCAATCAGGAAGAAGCGCGACTGGCCTTCATTGACCCCACCGGCACGAAAACGGGCGAAAACCTGGCCGCCCCCGGCTCCTTCCAATCGCCGGGCATCTCGGCCAGCGGCGCGTACTGGGCGTTTACGGTAGAGGATGCCGCGGGGGCACGCTGGTTGGTGATTCAGAATGACCGGGGCGAATCGGAAACACGTATTCCGCACCGGGGCACGGCGGCCTTGACATGGAGTCCCGCGGCGGACAGGTTGGCCTTTATCAGCCCGGATAGCGGCGGCTCCGACCTGTTTGGTCCGCTGCGACTGTATGATGCGCAAACTGGTCAGATCGCCCTGCTAACAAGGCAAACCGTGGTGGCCTTTTTCTGGTCGCCGGATGGGCGACGGCTGGCGTTCTTGACGCTGCATGGCCGGGACAGCATCGAGGCGTCCGCTGAGATGCAACCGCTGGCGGCAATCCGACCGGCGGAGCGGCGCGCCATGCAGCGGGATCAACTGCCGACAATGGATGTATGGGTGGTGGATGTGGGAAGCGGCAACGAGGGGTTTGTCACGTCGTTTACGCCAACGCCCCTGTTTCTGGCCCAGTTCCTACCCTTTTTTGACCAGTACGCGCTCAGTCATCGTCTCTGGTCGCCGGATAGCGCGGCGCTGGCCCTGCCGGTGGCGGAGAACGGTGTGCCGCACATTATGGTGATTCCGGTGGATGGCCGCCGCCCGCGGATTGTGGCGGATGGGATGGTGGCGTTTTGGCGACAGCAGTAG
- a CDS encoding universal stress protein: MFKHILVPLDGSALAESALPVALEVAQKFDGEITLVRVVLPPHVVSHTTGAAYASLITGLRELAYEEAESYLKTQQGSLRQQGHIVHCKVVDGEPVADIILDVAEGLPVDLIVMSTHGRSGVSRWVFGSVADRVLRLASMPILLVRAQPGTAA, translated from the coding sequence ATGTTCAAACACATCCTTGTCCCTCTGGACGGCTCCGCTCTGGCGGAATCCGCCCTCCCCGTCGCTCTGGAAGTTGCTCAAAAATTCGACGGCGAAATTACTCTGGTGCGCGTGGTCCTGCCGCCACACGTTGTCAGCCATACCACGGGAGCCGCCTATGCTTCCTTGATCACCGGCCTGCGCGAGCTGGCCTACGAAGAGGCGGAATCCTATCTGAAAACGCAACAAGGTTCCCTGCGCCAGCAAGGGCACATCGTTCACTGCAAAGTCGTGGACGGCGAACCTGTCGCCGATATTATCCTGGACGTTGCCGAAGGGTTGCCCGTTGACCTGATCGTCATGAGCACGCATGGTCGCAGCGGGGTCAGTCGTTGGGTATTTGGCAGCGTGGCCGACCGCGTCTTGCGCCTGGCCTCCATGCCTATTTTGCTTGTTCGCGCGCAGCCCGGCACGGCTGCCTGA
- a CDS encoding fructose-bisphosphatase class II codes for MNSQTLDTNQVLFRNIGLDLLRVTEAAALAAGRWVGSGKYLDTHRAAAEAAIHALNEVEMDGHIVIGEEGRLGTLSSLNSGSHVGTGSGPPLDVVVDPIDGTKLVVSGYPGAISTIAVAPRHTIWSPHPAAYVDKIVVDREAAEALVPEVMDAPAAWTLALIARVKGKSVRDLDVVVLDRPRHADLIEEIRATGARVWLRQADAEAALLAATVGTNIDVLMGIGGAAEAILAACAVKALHGGMLARLAPQSRAERDALVEAGLERKRIWSVAEMVRGDDVFVAATGITRSDLLHEVDFHGQVAHLHSLLIRARTGTRRFVQTEQSILQEVVTANPLVG; via the coding sequence ATGAACAGCCAGACACTCGACACCAATCAAGTTCTTTTCCGCAACATCGGCCTGGACCTGCTGCGCGTCACGGAAGCCGCCGCCCTCGCCGCCGGTCGGTGGGTTGGCTCCGGCAAATACCTGGATACACACCGGGCGGCGGCGGAAGCTGCCATCCACGCCCTTAACGAAGTGGAAATGGACGGCCACATTGTCATTGGAGAAGAAGGAAGACTGGGGACGCTTTCTTCCCTCAACAGCGGCTCCCACGTGGGCACGGGTAGCGGACCGCCATTGGACGTCGTCGTAGACCCCATTGATGGCACAAAGCTGGTTGTCAGCGGTTATCCGGGTGCCATTTCAACCATCGCTGTTGCCCCACGTCACACTATCTGGTCCCCTCACCCCGCCGCCTATGTCGATAAAATTGTCGTTGACCGCGAAGCGGCAGAGGCGTTAGTCCCCGAGGTGATGGACGCCCCCGCCGCCTGGACGTTGGCCTTGATCGCCCGTGTCAAAGGGAAGTCCGTGCGCGACCTGGACGTGGTAGTGTTGGACCGCCCGCGGCACGCTGACCTGATCGAGGAAATCCGCGCCACGGGAGCGCGTGTCTGGCTGCGCCAGGCGGACGCGGAAGCCGCGCTGCTGGCGGCCACCGTAGGCACAAACATTGACGTGTTGATGGGGATCGGTGGCGCGGCGGAAGCCATTTTGGCGGCTTGCGCCGTGAAGGCACTGCACGGTGGTATGTTGGCCCGGCTGGCTCCGCAAAGCCGCGCCGAAAGGGACGCCCTGGTGGAAGCAGGCCTGGAGCGGAAGCGCATCTGGTCAGTTGCGGAAATGGTGCGCGGTGACGATGTGTTCGTGGCGGCCACGGGTATCACCCGCAGCGATCTCCTGCATGAAGTTGACTTCCACGGTCAAGTGGCCCATCTTCATTCGCTGCTGATCCGCGCCCGCACGGGCACGCGCCGCTTTGTGCAAACAGAGCAATCGATTCTACAGGAAGTGGTGACTGCCAACCCGCTTGTAGGCTGA
- a CDS encoding STAS domain-containing protein: protein MSSFLNNPNLLGGVSRYLWQPVRLVRAYDRENLRPDLIAGLTVAVILLPQAIAFTLIAELPPQMGLYAGIIGAIVGALWGASNQMHTGPANAISLLVFSSLSAVVAPNTAEFIIGAGLMAVMVGVFQLLMGLARLGVLVNFVSHSVIVGFSTGAGLLIAIKQISPLLGLKLPNADVFVTLVNSFVNLTHTHVITAALGVGTIIFVLLVRRVNRRLPDALLAMVAGSLLVFIFKLDEQGVATIGKMPAGFPPLARLPLLDIDFIAQLSTGALAVGAIGLVETAAIARSIAAQTGQRLDSNQEFVGQGLANLFAGFFTGYPVAGSFSRSAINFGAGARTPVSALFSGLFVLVGLFFLAPLTAFVPTAALAGVLIVTAYRMVDRAEIRRIAFSTRSDALIMLVTILGTLFLRIEFAVLLGILLSFALYIRKTSLPQVYFVLPDDNFRHFVPHAAHSCPQMSLLEIKGDLYFGAVSHVEEVIQEHLLDCPEERFLLLRMHSVNQCDFSGIHALENIVRMYRERGGDVFVVRANEAVLRVMAHSGFDVYLGPSNFLSEDEAISHLFHRVLDPAICIYECPARAFRECQNLPKYAYPPDLKLEAVVPVGSVPELSARALYAELRGVSGSRPVVIDVREPREYRRGHIPEAQPRPLVTVLREGVEMPAQTPIVFVCRTGRRSRRVAYQLRQNGYANVTILQGGMLSWENAGLLEAIDDFEE from the coding sequence ATGTCGTCGTTTTTGAACAACCCCAATCTTCTTGGCGGTGTTTCGCGCTATTTGTGGCAGCCGGTGCGGTTGGTACGGGCATATGACCGCGAGAACCTGCGTCCTGACTTAATCGCCGGGTTGACGGTGGCCGTGATTTTGCTGCCGCAGGCGATAGCGTTTACGTTGATTGCGGAATTACCGCCACAGATGGGGCTGTATGCCGGCATTATCGGAGCCATCGTCGGCGCATTGTGGGGCGCCTCCAACCAGATGCACACCGGCCCCGCCAACGCCATCTCCCTCCTCGTCTTCTCTTCCCTCTCCGCCGTCGTCGCCCCCAACACCGCCGAATTCATCATCGGCGCGGGACTCATGGCCGTCATGGTGGGGGTCTTCCAACTCCTCATGGGCCTGGCACGGCTGGGCGTCCTCGTCAACTTCGTCTCCCACTCCGTCATCGTCGGCTTCTCCACCGGCGCCGGCCTGCTCATCGCCATCAAGCAAATCAGCCCGCTGTTGGGGTTAAAACTCCCCAACGCGGACGTATTCGTCACCCTGGTCAACTCCTTCGTCAATCTGACCCACACGCATGTGATCACCGCGGCGCTGGGCGTGGGCACCATCATTTTCGTGCTGCTCGTGCGCCGGGTCAATCGCCGCCTGCCCGACGCACTGCTGGCCATGGTGGCCGGTTCGCTGCTCGTTTTTATTTTCAAGCTGGATGAACAGGGGGTAGCAACGATAGGGAAAATGCCGGCAGGCTTTCCCCCCCTTGCCCGCCTCCCCCTACTCGATATTGACTTCATCGCCCAACTCTCCACCGGGGCACTTGCCGTTGGAGCCATTGGCCTCGTGGAAACCGCCGCCATTGCCCGCTCCATTGCCGCCCAGACCGGTCAACGGCTCGACAGCAATCAGGAATTCGTTGGCCAGGGTCTGGCAAACCTCTTTGCCGGCTTCTTCACCGGCTACCCGGTCGCCGGCTCCTTCTCCCGCTCCGCCATCAACTTCGGCGCAGGCGCGCGCACGCCTGTGAGCGCCCTGTTTTCCGGCCTCTTTGTCCTCGTTGGCCTCTTCTTCCTCGCGCCGCTGACCGCATTCGTACCCACGGCGGCGCTGGCGGGCGTACTCATCGTCACCGCCTACCGCATGGTTGATCGGGCGGAAATTCGCCGCATCGCTTTCAGTACGCGCAGCGACGCCCTCATCATGCTCGTCACCATCCTGGGCACGCTCTTCCTGCGCATCGAATTCGCCGTGCTGCTGGGTATTTTGCTCTCTTTTGCGCTCTACATTCGCAAAACCAGTCTACCCCAGGTTTATTTCGTACTACCGGACGACAACTTCCGCCATTTTGTGCCGCACGCGGCGCATAGCTGCCCCCAAATGAGCCTGCTGGAAATCAAGGGGGACCTCTATTTTGGCGCGGTCAGTCATGTGGAGGAAGTGATCCAGGAACACTTGCTCGACTGCCCCGAAGAGCGGTTCCTCCTCCTGCGTATGCACAGCGTCAACCAGTGCGATTTCAGCGGCATACACGCCCTGGAGAATATCGTGCGCATGTATAGGGAACGGGGCGGTGACGTGTTTGTGGTGCGGGCCAATGAGGCGGTACTGCGGGTCATGGCGCATTCTGGGTTTGATGTCTATCTGGGGCCGTCCAACTTTTTGTCGGAAGACGAGGCCATTTCCCATCTGTTCCACCGTGTGTTGGACCCGGCCATTTGTATCTATGAATGCCCCGCGCGCGCGTTTCGCGAGTGCCAGAATCTGCCCAAGTATGCCTACCCGCCGGACCTGAAGTTGGAAGCAGTTGTGCCGGTGGGGAGTGTGCCCGAGCTATCAGCACGGGCGTTGTACGCGGAACTGCGGGGGGTGTCTGGTTCGCGCCCGGTGGTGATTGATGTGCGGGAGCCGCGCGAGTATCGTCGCGGACATATTCCAGAAGCGCAACCGCGGCCGTTGGTGACGGTGCTGCGTGAGGGGGTGGAAATGCCGGCACAAACCCCCATCGTCTTTGTTTGTCGTACCGGCCGCCGCAGCCGTCGCGTTGCCTACCAACTGCGCCAAAACGGATACGCCAACGTCACCATCCTACAAGGCGGCATGTTATCCTGGGAAAATGCCGGCCTGCTGGAAGCCATAGACGACTTCGAAGAATGA
- a CDS encoding DinB family protein, whose translation MLNFTAVRNKAMTMDELIADLTVNDLRRLTNEMVDTMLDLIAQCSDEDVTFQPEDPDADDMFATDEGEQGLAWTLGHVIVHTTASAEESAALAAELARGVEYHGRSRAEVPWQQVTTAAQCRARLEESRRMRLASLEMWPDAPHLDNIYETARGTVINPIKRFVFGLSHDDSHLAQIAEIVRQAKESLRVTSGERRG comes from the coding sequence ATGTTGAACTTCACGGCTGTACGCAATAAAGCAATGACGATGGACGAATTGATCGCCGACCTGACGGTAAACGATTTGCGCCGGTTGACAAACGAAATGGTAGACACGATGCTCGACTTGATAGCGCAATGCTCAGACGAAGACGTCACGTTTCAACCGGAAGACCCGGATGCGGACGATATGTTTGCCACCGATGAGGGTGAACAAGGGCTGGCGTGGACGTTGGGACACGTGATTGTGCATACGACGGCCTCCGCGGAGGAGTCGGCGGCGCTGGCGGCGGAGCTGGCGCGCGGCGTGGAATACCACGGACGTTCGCGCGCGGAAGTGCCGTGGCAACAGGTGACGACCGCGGCGCAATGCCGCGCCCGCCTGGAGGAGAGCCGCCGGATGCGTCTGGCTAGCCTGGAGATGTGGCCCGATGCGCCACACCTGGATAATATCTACGAGACAGCTCGGGGCACGGTGATTAACCCGATCAAGCGGTTTGTCTTTGGCCTCTCGCACGATGATAGCCACCTGGCGCAAATTGCGGAAATCGTGCGGCAAGCCAAAGAGAGTCTGCGAGTGACGAGCGGTGAGCGGCGTGGGTAG
- a CDS encoding metal-dependent hydrolase — protein MMGRTHQLIGISTTALALLAAGIAPGSGGFVVSLGVGWLASLLPDIDAAKGSKADPLLRQKLGIGDNQTRKDVQAARRRFRRHRNPEGAVNLVDAYLRRGVATGANSVAEYLPHRGITHSLLTCLLLTGLLALLVSFMPAWPTRGLPFAFLVGYVSHLVADGVTKTGIPLLMPLTRRRFHLLPRRLRLTTGGIFEQTLFRLLLIADILLVLGLLLRYLRGFLPV, from the coding sequence ATGATGGGACGAACCCACCAGTTGATTGGCATTTCCACAACGGCGCTGGCGCTGCTGGCGGCGGGAATTGCCCCCGGATCGGGCGGCTTTGTGGTTAGCCTCGGCGTTGGCTGGTTGGCGTCGCTGCTGCCCGATATTGACGCGGCAAAGGGCAGCAAGGCGGACCCGCTTTTGCGGCAGAAGTTGGGCATTGGCGACAACCAGACGCGAAAGGATGTGCAGGCGGCACGCCGCCGGTTTCGCCGCCATCGCAACCCGGAGGGAGCGGTCAATCTGGTGGACGCCTACCTGCGGCGGGGCGTGGCTACTGGCGCGAACAGCGTCGCGGAGTATTTGCCCCATCGCGGTATCACCCACAGCCTGCTCACCTGTCTCTTGTTAACGGGTCTGTTGGCGCTGCTGGTTTCTTTCATGCCGGCATGGCCCACGCGCGGGCTGCCGTTTGCGTTTCTAGTGGGGTATGTCAGCCATCTGGTTGCCGATGGCGTAACGAAAACGGGCATCCCCCTGCTGATGCCCCTGACACGGCGTCGCTTTCACCTGCTACCCCGTCGCCTCCGCCTGACAACAGGAGGCATATTTGAGCAAACCCTGTTCCGTCTCCTGCTGATTGCGGATATACTGCTGGTATTGGGGCTACTGCTGCGCTACCTGCGCGGTTTTCTGCCAGTGTAG
- a CDS encoding transposase, producing the protein MPHIQPPGAVLFVTFRLAGSLPPAVQRRLHAEAEWVEKQIARISDRQEKVARALQEHKRMFAQWDAALDSNRQRPQWLEQAPVAAMVAESLRYRDQNVYDLDTFCVMGNHVHVVFAPRTKDGGGYYSLPAIMHSLKLYTATQANKLLHRSGAFWQQEYYDHVVRDEAEWQRIRQYVINNPVKAGLVSEWDAWPWTYGKWLP; encoded by the coding sequence TTGCCGCATATTCAACCGCCAGGAGCGGTCTTGTTTGTAACATTCCGGTTGGCTGGTTCACTGCCGCCGGCGGTGCAGCGTCGGCTACACGCTGAGGCAGAATGGGTAGAGAAGCAGATAGCGAGGATCAGCGATCGGCAGGAAAAGGTAGCGCGGGCCTTGCAAGAGCATAAGCGTATGTTTGCACAATGGGATGCCGCCCTGGACAGCAACCGCCAGAGACCGCAATGGCTGGAACAAGCACCTGTAGCTGCAATGGTCGCTGAAAGCTTGCGTTATCGAGACCAGAATGTGTATGATCTGGATACGTTCTGCGTGATGGGTAATCATGTCCACGTCGTATTCGCGCCGCGAACAAAGGATGGTGGTGGTTATTATAGTTTGCCGGCAATCATGCATTCCCTCAAACTTTATACCGCCACGCAGGCCAATAAGTTACTACATCGGTCTGGGGCTTTCTGGCAGCAAGAGTATTACGACCATGTTGTTCGAGATGAAGCGGAATGGCAGCGTATTCGCCAGTACGTAATTAACAACCCGGTCAAAGCGGGACTTGTGTCAGAGTGGGATGCGTGGCCCTGGACGTATGGCAAATGGCTGCCATAG